In one window of Prionailurus bengalensis isolate Pbe53 chromosome B3, Fcat_Pben_1.1_paternal_pri, whole genome shotgun sequence DNA:
- the LOC122467558 gene encoding arpin, with the protein MSRIYDDSALRNKAVRSARLPGAWDPAAHQGGNGVLLEGELLDVSRHSILDARGRKERYYVLYIRPSRIHRRKFDPKGNEIEPNFSATKKVNTGFLMSSYKVEAAGDTDRLTPEALKSLVQKPELLALTESLTPDQTVAFWMPESEMGAMELELGIGVRLKTRGDGPFLESLAKLEAGTVTKCNFAGDGKTGASWTDNIMAQKSSEGATAEIREQGDGAEDEEWDD; encoded by the exons ATGAGCCGCATCTACGACGACAGCGCCCTCCGGAACAAGGCGGTGCGGAGCGCGCGGCTGCCGGGGGCCTGGGACCCCGCCGCCCACCAGGG GGGAAATGGCGTCCTGCTGGAGGGAGAACTGCTGGACGTGTCTCGGCACAGCATCTTGGATGCCCGTGGCAGGAAG GAGCGCTACTACGTGCTCTACATCCGGCCCAGTCGCATCCATCGCCGGAAGTTCGACCCCAAGGGAAACGAAATCGAGCCCAACTTCAGTGCCACCAAGAAGGTGAACACGGGCTTCCTCATGTCGTCCTACA AGGTGGAAGCTGCGGGGGACACGGACAGACTCACGCCCGAGGCGCTGAAGAGCCTGGTGCAAAAGCCAGAACTGCTTGCGCTGACGGAGAGCCTCACCCCCGACCAGACGGTGGCGTTCTGGATGCCCGAGTCAGAGATGGGGGCGATGGAGCTCGAGCTGGGGATCGGGGTACGGCTGAAAACCCGAGGCGACGGCCCCTTCCTGG aGTCATTAGCCAAACTTGAGGCTGGAACAGTGACCAAGTGTAATTTCGCTGGTGATGGAAAGACAGGAGCATCCTGGACGGACAACATCATGGCCCAAAAGTCTTCGGAGGGGGCCACGGCGGAGATCCGAGAGCAGGGGGACGGGGCGGAGGACGAGGAGTGG GATGACTGA